In Musa acuminata AAA Group cultivar baxijiao chromosome BXJ3-11, Cavendish_Baxijiao_AAA, whole genome shotgun sequence, one DNA window encodes the following:
- the LOC103973465 gene encoding uncharacterized protein LOC103973465 isoform X3, whose protein sequence is MGFSMVWVIDLLIHLVYKAAGLRPHTVALDDDTTVHCWISSSLLPPSSAIRSKEKKATPPLLLIHGFGPRGTWQWSRQIWHLAARFDLVVPDLLFFGGSTTRSPIRSEAFQAAAIARLLAVLGVGPPHRARVSVAGTSYGGFVAYHVARALGPEWVERVVIASSDVLKGPDDDRALLERAGGARSIDELLLPRTTADLRRLARLAVYRPPLFVPEFILRDMLQNLFSDNLEEKLELIKGVTVANKDEFHLTPLPRQVLIIWGEHDQIFPVAKAIELQK, encoded by the exons atGGGGTTTAGCATGGTGTGGGTGATCGATCTATTGATCCACCTCGTCTACAAGGCCGCCGGTCTCCGCCCCCACACCGTCGCCCTCGATGACGACACCACCGTGCACTGCTGGATCTCGTCATCCCTCCTTCCCCCTTCCTCCGCGATCAGATCGAAGGAAAAGAAGGCGACGCCCCCGCTCCTTCTGATCCACGGCTTCGGGCCACGGGGCACATGGCAGTGGAGCAGGCAGATCTGGCACCTCGCCGCTCGCTTCGACCTCGTCGTGCCGGACCTCCTATTCTTCGGCGGATCCACCACTCGGTCCCCGATCCGGTCCGAGGCCTTCCAGGCCGCCGCCATCGCCCGTCTTCTCGCCGTGCTCGGCGTCGGGCCCCCGCACCGGGCGAGGGTGTCAGTGGCCGGGACTAGCTACGGGGGGTTCGTGGCGTACCATGTAGCGCGGGCGTTGGGCCCAGAGTGGGTGGAGCGCGTGGTGATCGCCAGCTCCGACGTGCTGAAGGGGCCGGACGACGACCGCGCGCTGCTGGAGCGGGCCGGCGGGGCGCGCAGCATCGACGAGCTACTCCTCCCTCGAACCACCGCCGACCTCAGGAGGCTTGCCCGCCTCGCCGTCTACCGCCCGCCTCTGTTCGTGCCTGAGTTCATCCTCAGGGACATGCTACAG AATCTATTTAGCGATAACCTGGAGGAGAAGCTGGAGCTTATCAAGGGAGTCACCGTAGCCAACAAAGATGAGTTCCACCTCACTCCTCTTCCCCGG CAAGTTCTGATCATCTGGGGAGAGCATGATCAGATCTTCCCTGTGGCCAAGGCGATCGAACTGCAAAA ATGA
- the LOC135652577 gene encoding large ribosomal subunit protein uL15x-like gives MTTRFRKNRKKRGHVSSGHGRIGKHRKHPGGRGNAGGMHHHRILFDKYHPGYFGKVGMRYFHRLRNKFYCPAVNVDRLWSLVPEAVKDAAAAKGGATAPLVDVTQFGYFKVLGKGILPPDRSVVVKAKLVSKIAEKKIKAAGGAVVLTA, from the coding sequence ATGACGACGCGCTTCAGGAAGAACCGGAAGAAGCGGGGGCACGTGAGCTCCGGGCACGGGCGCATCGGTAAGCACCGGAAGCACCCTGGCGGCCGCGGTAACGCTGGCGGCATGCACCACCACCGTATCCTCTTCGACAAGTACCATCCCGGCTACTTCGGCAAGGTCGGCATGCGCTACTTCCACCGCCTTCGCAACAAATTCTACTGCCCCGCCGTCAACGTCGACCGCCTCTGGTCCCTCGTCCCCGAAGCTGTCAAGGACGCCGCCGCCGCCAAAGGCGGCGCCACCGCCCCCTTGGTCGACGTTACCCAGTTTGGGTACTTTAAGGTGCTTGGCAAGGGAATTCTGCCGCCTGACCGGTCCGTCGTGGTGAAGGCCAAACTCGTTTCCAAGATCGCCGAGAAGAAGATCAAGGCCGCCGGTGGCGCCGTCGTGCTCACCGCCTGA
- the LOC103973465 gene encoding uncharacterized protein LOC103973465 isoform X1 encodes MGFSMVWVIDLLIHLVYKAAGLRPHTVALDDDTTVHCWISSSLLPPSSAIRSKEKKATPPLLLIHGFGPRGTWQWSRQIWHLAARFDLVVPDLLFFGGSTTRSPIRSEAFQAAAIARLLAVLGVGPPHRARVSVAGTSYGGFVAYHVARALGPEWVERVVIASSDVLKGPDDDRALLERAGGARSIDELLLPRTTADLRRLARLAVYRPPLFVPEFILRDMLQNLFSDNLEEKLELIKGVTVANKDEFHLTPLPRQVLIIWGEHDQIFPVAKAIELQKRLGENARLEVLQNTGHLPQMEDANRFNKLLFSFLLGASQPSLSNRVRD; translated from the exons atGGGGTTTAGCATGGTGTGGGTGATCGATCTATTGATCCACCTCGTCTACAAGGCCGCCGGTCTCCGCCCCCACACCGTCGCCCTCGATGACGACACCACCGTGCACTGCTGGATCTCGTCATCCCTCCTTCCCCCTTCCTCCGCGATCAGATCGAAGGAAAAGAAGGCGACGCCCCCGCTCCTTCTGATCCACGGCTTCGGGCCACGGGGCACATGGCAGTGGAGCAGGCAGATCTGGCACCTCGCCGCTCGCTTCGACCTCGTCGTGCCGGACCTCCTATTCTTCGGCGGATCCACCACTCGGTCCCCGATCCGGTCCGAGGCCTTCCAGGCCGCCGCCATCGCCCGTCTTCTCGCCGTGCTCGGCGTCGGGCCCCCGCACCGGGCGAGGGTGTCAGTGGCCGGGACTAGCTACGGGGGGTTCGTGGCGTACCATGTAGCGCGGGCGTTGGGCCCAGAGTGGGTGGAGCGCGTGGTGATCGCCAGCTCCGACGTGCTGAAGGGGCCGGACGACGACCGCGCGCTGCTGGAGCGGGCCGGCGGGGCGCGCAGCATCGACGAGCTACTCCTCCCTCGAACCACCGCCGACCTCAGGAGGCTTGCCCGCCTCGCCGTCTACCGCCCGCCTCTGTTCGTGCCTGAGTTCATCCTCAGGGACATGCTACAG AATCTATTTAGCGATAACCTGGAGGAGAAGCTGGAGCTTATCAAGGGAGTCACCGTAGCCAACAAAGATGAGTTCCACCTCACTCCTCTTCCCCGG CAAGTTCTGATCATCTGGGGAGAGCATGATCAGATCTTCCCTGTGGCCAAGGCGATCGAACTGCAAAA GCGTTTGGGAGAGAACGCGAGGTTGGAAGTATTGCAGAATACTGGCCACCTGCCTCAAATGGAGGACGCCAACAGGTTCAATAAGCTTCTCTTCAGCTTCTTATTAGGTGCCTCACAGCCATCACTCTCCAATCGTGTTCGAGATTAG
- the LOC103973465 gene encoding uncharacterized protein LOC103973465 isoform X2 codes for MGFSMVWVIDLLIHLVYKAAGLRPHTVALDDDTTVHCWISSSLLPPSSAIRSKEKKATPPLLLIHGFGPRGTWQWSRQIWHLAARFDLVVPDLLFFGGSTTRSPIRSEAFQAAAIARLLAVLGVGPPHRARVSVAGTSYGGFVAYHVARALGPEWVERVVIASSDVLKGPDDDRALLERAGGARSIDELLLPRTTADLRRLARLAVYRPPLFVPEFILRDMLQEIPKLPLHLHLHLHLVVYQSLSFSVHRPPSTLGGGKGTEGRTWRGRRKKGKGQMTGKQGRGGERGAGCDDDDRGDNDNGGRVQERQFG; via the exons atGGGGTTTAGCATGGTGTGGGTGATCGATCTATTGATCCACCTCGTCTACAAGGCCGCCGGTCTCCGCCCCCACACCGTCGCCCTCGATGACGACACCACCGTGCACTGCTGGATCTCGTCATCCCTCCTTCCCCCTTCCTCCGCGATCAGATCGAAGGAAAAGAAGGCGACGCCCCCGCTCCTTCTGATCCACGGCTTCGGGCCACGGGGCACATGGCAGTGGAGCAGGCAGATCTGGCACCTCGCCGCTCGCTTCGACCTCGTCGTGCCGGACCTCCTATTCTTCGGCGGATCCACCACTCGGTCCCCGATCCGGTCCGAGGCCTTCCAGGCCGCCGCCATCGCCCGTCTTCTCGCCGTGCTCGGCGTCGGGCCCCCGCACCGGGCGAGGGTGTCAGTGGCCGGGACTAGCTACGGGGGGTTCGTGGCGTACCATGTAGCGCGGGCGTTGGGCCCAGAGTGGGTGGAGCGCGTGGTGATCGCCAGCTCCGACGTGCTGAAGGGGCCGGACGACGACCGCGCGCTGCTGGAGCGGGCCGGCGGGGCGCGCAGCATCGACGAGCTACTCCTCCCTCGAACCACCGCCGACCTCAGGAGGCTTGCCCGCCTCGCCGTCTACCGCCCGCCTCTGTTCGTGCCTGAGTTCATCCTCAGGGACATGCTACAG GAAATACCAAAATTacccctccacctccacctccacctccacctcgtcGTCTACCAGTCGCTATCGTTTTCTGTTCACCGCCCGCCGTCCACGTTGGGAGGTGGGAAGGGAACGGAGGGGAGGACATGGCGGGGAAGGAGGAAGAAGGGAAAAGGGCAGATGACAGGGAAGCAGgggagaggaggagagagaggtgcGGGTTGCGATGACGACGACAGAGGTGACAATGACAATGGTGGAAGAGTACAGGAGCGACAGTTTGGATAG